Within the Medicago truncatula cultivar Jemalong A17 chromosome 4, MtrunA17r5.0-ANR, whole genome shotgun sequence genome, the region AAAGGATGAGTAATAGTTTAGGCCAAGAAAATCAAAGGACCCTCTAAGTTGCGCTGATTCTTCTTTGGAGAACTTTGGTAGCCGGTTTCCCACCATAGATCGCATGCTTTTTGGATACTCACCTTTTGTAAGTGGATCCATATACCTAACGCAAAATGCAGATGTAATCAAAGTAATGATATACTCTTCTATGATTTTGTAATATACTTTGCAGTTTGCGCAAATGGAAGATAGCTGCATTTAAATTCAGCTGGTCATAAATAACTCTTTCTTTTAAATTCCAAAATCAGATGAACTGAAATCATATGAAGTTTAGGTTCAACTTTCAACAGGTTCCAGAGAAGACATATAGATTATGTAAACAATGCAAATCACTCCACATAATTACCAGCGCATCAATTTTAGTGGTATATCCGTTTATAATGATAATATTGGGGAACACTTTACAGTCATTATTATATCACATAAATGCACATGTATATGaggtagttttattttttggtagaatgTATATGATGTAGTTGGTCCAGAGTTTTCTTAGCAAGTGGAATGATACACcattaatcatatcatgatcatattttaaaaaatttatataatctcTCTGTTAGTGTTGAGCTACGAATAgttaagtttaatttttaccATCCAAACATGAAATCGAGGGCTCGTTGGGCAGCATCACGATCTGATTTCTCGTTAGAGACCGGCACAAACCAATCAGAGTTTATGGTAATCCCTATTAAACCCTTTTGAGATGCCTgcatattttttagaaaattggaTATTAGTTTGTTATAGCTCCAATAAGTTCACACTAAAAAAAGATGCATGATCACCACCAGAAAGCAATTGTGCATGGTTTTGTACTACTTGACCCGTCTATTAGAGATGTTCAAGTCTCACGTTCTTTGaatttaaagaaataaagaTTCACTGCCGAATTCAAAACAAGTACGTTGCatttttaaacaattcaatATACGGAGGACTGAAGACCTGACCTGATACTTGGTCTTGTACAATTTTACAGCTGCAGAATGAGCAAGAAGTTGGTAGTGCGAAGTCAGATATGGTTCTGTCCCAGAATCTCCTCCTGTGCAATTCAGTTTTAACCAATCTGAACATCGACCCGGTGCAAACCTTCCGACTGCGTATCCATTCTTACTCACACTCCTTGGTTCATTCAAAGTAGTCCAACGTTTCACCCTATCACCAAATTCCTTGAAGCAAAGATCAGCATAGTCCTTAAAATCATTTCTGCAACTCATGAATTTCaaatattaatcaattaattagaTTTACTGCAAACCTTCCCTAAATAGTGATAAAGAAACAGTTCTAGATGGAAAATTGGTGTCACTCACACAATGCGAGGACTCAAAAAACCGCCATACTCATCCTCTAAGGCTTGGGGAACGTCCCAATGGAAAAGTGTCACATATGGTTGCACACCTGCATTATTCTCAATGATTACTTATGATTAACAACCACATGGATACTATTCTAATACAATAAATTTGAGaacttaaattaataaatattggtGAATCTTTACCATTAGCCAATAGTTCATCGATGAGGTTGTTGTAGTAGTTTATTCCTCCATGGTTTACACCTCCACTAAGCTTTCCTTCTGCAAATAATTGATGAGAAATTTATAATGGTTACTACGAATCAGCAATATCCAAGGaagtaatattaacaaaatacGACTTACTTGGTAAGACTCTAGACCAAGAAATGGAGAATCTATAAGCATCCATATTCATATACTTCATGATTCCAACATCTTCCTAAAATCAGTAAACCACTCTATCATGACTCTAAATATATGTCACAGTTCTCTATACATTTGCAAAACTATAAATTGGACCATACCTTGTACCGACTATATGAGTCGTCAGCTACATCTCCAGTACttctatcttttattttttctgcaggccatttcattaataaatatgaataatcTGTACACATAATGCAACTAGGAAATTCAATTTATAGTTAATAAAGCAAGCAATAACTTAAACATTGAAGTTATTGCTTGCAAGTTGCACCAAATTGGATCTACAAGGCATTCAGAAGCTACTTATGATAAAAATGACTCTTGAACATGACTCTAATCTCTAGCACTAAACACATCATAAAGGAAAAGCTTGCAAGTTGCAATAAATTGAAAGGAACTTGCAGGATTTCACATGCGTCAAGACAGGATTACTAGGTATCTAGATCAAAGGGTGCTTCTAACACGGAACTTTTAGAAAATGGTTAAGGACTCGACTCTTGAAGTTAACTTAGTGCATGTTAGTTTCCGTGTTTATCATCTGATTCTCCATGCGTCCAAGTCAAAACTACCTCTTGTACCCTCCTATTCACCACGCGTCTGTGAgctttccaccatgaaaacaaACATATGGTAAATATTCGGTTTCTTTCACAGTTAATTAGGGCCAAACACACATTTGACCCAACAATACAATATATAGCTTCAAGGGTAAAATGCGGCTATTTATTTATGTAGAAATGTAAAAACAACAGGCTATTAGTATACTCCCTCTGcaacaaaatataagcaaaaatgagtAAAAGAAAAGTGGTGTATTTGGTacaaaatttgaaccaaatacatcaactttcttCCACTCATTTTTGCTTATGTTTTGTTACGAAGGGACTACCATTTTAATGCAGCTTTTCGTATACAAGGTTTAATGAACAGTTTTAGGACCAAGATTCTCTGCAATCATTGACTGCATGATTGTCGATCGAACGGCTCTGATCTCAAGTttagtaattttaatttttaaagaaaatcaaaatttgtttgaaatctAAACCTGATCGGACAGTCATGCAGACACCGACTGCGGATTACATGCGGTCTGTGACCGCATGAAAtccggaaagaaaaaaaaaacagaagtaACTAATAACAAACAACCTGGATATTTATGAGCGAAAGTATCCCAAATACTTGGTCCTTTTCCATCTTTTTTTGCTGCACCTTCATactataaaaaattcaaatatcttATAACTATGCTTCAACATTGCATATTATTACATATATAAAATCACGCTAATTGAAATCAGtgataataaaattgaaatcaatagTTCATACCTGAAATGCAGAGGAAGCagttccaaaaataaaatctggcGGGAAACTACTCCGATTGAGAAAAGGAACATCGTGAACAGGCAAAGGTTTAACAGCTGCATTGATACGAGTTATGGATAAAATGAATAGTAACAGAAGCACGTTGAAATCAAAAGCTGTcattgtgaattgataattctGATTATTCAGAAAAGTGATTATGAGAGTAAAGTGATTATGGTTAGTATCGTTTCAATTTATAAGAGGAGGAGATTTTCTTGGCTAAAATTAAAGAATGTGTGAGTTTGTTTATTTTGGGAAAGCTATTTATTGCTAAATTTCTTCATTACCGTTTGTTTAGTTAAGCGTTAAGCCACTTTCACCGTACGGTTTCCCACTTctaagtagtgattgaaaaatatccttatccttttttcttttttgaacaaaaaaaataaagaaaacctTATCCtaattaatatgaaaattaCTTTACTCCTTTATGAAATTTCTCATTCCCTTGCATCCCGATTGAATTGACACTTTTAAAATCGGCTGAACTGATTTAAAAAACGATTGAATTGATTTAAAagcggcaattaactgccgtTGATATAAGGAGTTGAGAAATTTCATAAGTGAGAAGAgtgattttcaaataatattagtaaatagcaaaaaaaaaaaaacatcaaaaattgtAAATTCTTGCTAACATCTCTCTCAAATTAGAGAAAAGGTAAAACTCATTTAAACTGTTAAACCTTTCAATTTGCTCCCTCCGtcaatttttctttgttattcaATATGAGATGGTCTTTGACCTATTACATGAGGCTGCCATGTTATTTGAAATGTTATGTCACATCATAAGCGTAATTGATTATTTGCTCCTAATAGCACTTATTCAAGGATAAATTTACTGGATAATAGTTTTATTCTTTATATTGGCAAATGCTAGTTTGTTAATAGTCAATATATTATTGTTAGAAGGGACGGTATCAAATCTTCTTCATCTTAAACTCTTTTAATATCTCAATCCTCTAACCAATGAGCTATACCTTTAAGGCAGACAATAGTTTAACAGGGTTACAGGTGAAAACAAATATTTCTTGAATTATTCATATTTAgtgataaacaaaataataaaaaaaaaataaaaaaagcttcGAAAGAGTATCAAAGACAGAGCATGTAGGTTCGTCAAACAATAACCGAAACATTTATAGATCATGAAACAAAGATGTTCTCTTCGTGACAATGGGAATTGGATCCACTTTCTTGACAGAGTCTGATATATGAATATTATGTTtatattataatgttagttaacaaaaaaatccaatCATTATTTAGATGATGATACATAAATATTGATcgactctttaaaaaaaaaatattgattgacaaaaatgcaatcattttataatgaatttgttgaagttggttttgaagttgtttgtAGCATGTTGTTAGTCTCACATCGCTCGGGTTCCTCAAACCGTTGATAATTTCTCTAACTTTCATCTTATTTGTcttcaaatacaaataaaaatactaaaaacatAGCCAAAAATAGCATCATCCCTTATGATCCAAATATAGTGAGAGAGTTGGAGCTTGTTTGTTTTATGAAGAGCATGTGAGAGAATGATGATTTCACTTGAGATatggttattttgtttttcaaactcTTTCCTTAAGCATTCAATGTCttcctctatttatagaacttgatGAGTCTTTGAGGACAAGTTAAAAAAGAGTTATTGAGACTCGTTTTGAAATGAGAAATGCGCTCCAGATAATGCTTGTAgagaaatcataaaaaatgttcTGCGAGAACGTGTTCAGAACGTTCTCACCTTTCCAGGACGTTCTCAAGAACAATTTCTTTGTTCCAGCCAGATTTGTGCAAAGTATTAACACGTTTTGCAAGTTGATGTGAGTTGTAATCTTGTTGTATAAGCTTGCTGGGCTTTTGTTAAAATGTGATGATGTCATCTTGAAGTCATATGATGTTGTCATATGTTTTTATCCTAAGAAACACTATGTGATCTTTCCTTGAAtgattcttttcattttattcgTTAATGGGTAAAAAAATGCATGAGgtctatttaaatattttcttatgcTAATATAAGCACATAAAATCTGCAATAAGTGTGGTGAAAAATTCTTACAGTGTTttgcatttaaaataaaataaaaatatttaatagaaatcCTACATCATTGATAAGTTTTAAATAGTcatgaattttcaaaattttattatatggaCTTTCTCATATCggtacataaaaatttattttcacataTAAGCATATAAAATCTCCAACAAGCGTGATGCAAATATTAAACGATATTTtgcatattaaataaaaaatatttgatagaaacattacattaatactgatattttgaaaatcgttatgagttttcaaaattttatcatatatgtacataaaaatttgtttcCGCAGTTATAAACACATAAATCCACAATGGGTGCGGTGCAAACATTTAACGACGTTatacatataaaatatttaatagaaacactatattaatattgatattttgaaaatagttataagttttccaaattttatcatatatatacataaaaatttgtttctgTAATTATAGACACATAAAATGTCCAATAGATACGGTGCAAACATTTAACGGTGTTatacatataaaataacaaatatttaatagaaataatatattaatgttgatattttaaaaataatcatgagttttcaaaattttatcatatcattctcagatttttacttaagactgtgtttggtagaagagaaaaggaagggagagaagttgaagagagagagagagagataggagAGAAGTTCTACACTTCTCATGTTTGGTTGTGGAGAGAATTAAAACCTGTGGGGCccactatttttagagtcttctCATGGATGGGAAGAAATAGGGGAGAGAGTTCCAATATTTCTTATCTTCCAATTATGCCCCTTCATTGCATGAGGAAAAGACAAAAAcgtaaggaaaatgtcacatgAACACACTTTATTCCTACACCCCATTGTACACCCTatgtattagggatattttggtaagttcatctcacaatcacactttatcttctatttatgTGGGGTCCAAGTTGCCACGTGTCAGAATTTTGTGTGGATGTAAATGATGTATTGCCACGTGGGGTGGTACATGTATCATCACTCAAAACATAAATAGCTGAAAATTATTGTGCTAATCACGTAGGTAACATTTACCctataacaataaaaataacatataactaataaatataatatgaattgcACTTCcgtataaaaaattaacttgtttATTCGATAGAACCAACACATCCCCCCTATGTaacagataaaaataaattagttaataaaaaaggtattaattttttaattaaattaatataaacatTTAAATTAATGTTGACAGATAATAATTCAGGTAacgtaaattatttttttgacaaaaggaaacataaattatgttttctatttagttttctttttactttgtttaagggtatttttgtcctttaaaagcaattacatcactttCACTCTTCTATCTCTCTTATCTTTCTCTTCTACCAAACAACCCATCAAATCTACTTTATTTCtcacttctttctctcttcttatactctctcttacctatttctctcttcacaacttctcttccaaccaaacacaccctaaaagtTTGATATCACATATATTAGCAAATAAAATCTACGACGcatgttgaaaatatttaatgatatttatttaaacataatAATAAGGTTTAAGATTTACGGTTTATAGTTTATCATTTTCG harbors:
- the LOC25492633 gene encoding cyanogenic beta-glucosidase, which produces MTAFDFNVLLLLFILSITRINAAVKPLPVHDVPFLNRSSFPPDFIFGTASSAFQYEGAAKKDGKGPSIWDTFAHKYPEKIKDRSTGDVADDSYSRYKEDVGIMKYMNMDAYRFSISWSRVLPKGKLSGGVNHGGINYYNNLIDELLANGVQPYVTLFHWDVPQALEDEYGGFLSPRIVNDFKDYADLCFKEFGDRVKRWTTLNEPRSVSKNGYAVGRFAPGRCSDWLKLNCTGGDSGTEPYLTSHYQLLAHSAAVKLYKTKYQASQKGLIGITINSDWFVPVSNEKSDRDAAQRALDFMFGWYMDPLTKGEYPKSMRSMVGNRLPKFSKEESAQLRGSFDFLGLNYYSSFYAANAPQLRGAKPAQQTDNLVNVTNQYNGKALGPMAASSWLCIYPRGFRQLLLYIKRQYNNPVIYITENGYDEFNDPTLSLEESLIDTLRIDYFYRHLYYLQTAIKDGVNVKGYFAWSLLDNMEWDSGYTVRFGLVFVDFKNGVKRHPKLSAQWFKNFLKKS